One Filimonas effusa genomic window carries:
- the traN gene encoding conjugative transposon protein TraN, translated as MKMKTVRLGVVIALLFGVFFNDVDAQLSGRLPVFNEIPTLDLAVGYSKTTNLVFPYEIKSVDRGSKSLLAQKAKGVENVLLVKAGQVDFAETNLSVITGDGRLYSFRVVYAENPSLLNLSFQPDSVPAFAAWPERVPAKIDGVLVNDDILHADADHAKHAATFLNKRTKENKVAAALHSIYVKDKVMWFSLELQNYSLLDYEPAFIRFFLKDKKKAKRTAQQETELYPVYQEKSLSVAGNKSLTTTIGLPQFTIPADQQLVIQIGEHNNSRLLELTIKGGVILKTRLLRP; from the coding sequence ATGAAAATGAAAACAGTTCGTTTGGGAGTTGTGATAGCTTTGCTATTCGGGGTGTTCTTTAATGATGTTGATGCACAGCTCAGTGGTCGTTTGCCTGTGTTCAATGAAATTCCCACATTGGATTTAGCGGTCGGTTATAGTAAAACTACAAATCTGGTTTTCCCTTATGAAATTAAGAGTGTTGACAGGGGTAGTAAAAGCCTGCTTGCGCAAAAGGCGAAGGGTGTAGAAAATGTATTACTGGTAAAGGCTGGTCAGGTTGACTTTGCAGAAACCAATCTGAGCGTTATTACTGGTGATGGGCGGCTCTACTCATTTCGTGTAGTCTATGCCGAAAATCCATCCTTACTTAACCTTTCATTCCAGCCTGATAGCGTGCCTGCTTTTGCCGCATGGCCAGAAAGAGTTCCTGCAAAAATAGATGGGGTGCTTGTAAATGATGACATTTTACATGCGGATGCGGATCATGCTAAACATGCAGCTACGTTTCTTAACAAGCGTACTAAGGAGAATAAGGTTGCTGCCGCATTACATAGCATCTATGTAAAGGATAAAGTAATGTGGTTTTCTTTGGAACTACAGAACTATTCATTGCTTGATTATGAGCCTGCATTTATCAGGTTCTTTCTGAAAGATAAAAAGAAAGCAAAGCGTACTGCTCAACAGGAAACAGAACTATATCCGGTATATCAGGAGAAAAGTTTGTCTGTTGCCGGTAACAAGTCGCTTACTACTACTATTGGCCTCCCTCAGTTTACTATACCGGCAGATCAGCAGTTGGTTATTCAAATTGGTGAGCATAATAACAGCCGATTATTGGAACTGACCATTAAAGGTGGCGTAATACTCAAAACAAGGCTGTTGAGGCCGTAG